GAGTGTCAAGtataaatacaagaaaaaaattaaaactttcaCAATGAAATCTGCATTTTGGTAAATGGTAAATTTTGAGGGAGTCTTATGTTAataacctgattttttttttaaataaagtgtgaagcacagtgtttttaacctgGGATGACACCTTATTCATCGGTGtaataaacaaacattttaattaagaTGAGTCTGAACAGGAGAGTGTGGTAAACCTGGTCAGCTTGTCTCTCTGAGTGAATCCACAGGCTCCAGCTGAATGTTGTGTAGCCGTTATATACACACgcttcacagaaacacacccacAACAAGTATCCTAGTGTAAAAACCACTCAGAGTCTTCTGTTCCCAGTGTTCTGTGTTCACACTAACCCAGCTTCCAGAGGGCCGTCACTGTTTTGATATGCTGTTCAGGACTGTTAGATCAACCAacctcttcttgtttttgtttttccatttttattagTTTTGTTGTGCGATCCTGTGTGTTAAACTCCAGTGTAGAGACATTGCACGAGTAGAATATCGGCCCcagtcctctgctgtgtgtgtgtgtctgtgtgtgtgtgtgcgttcttgtatttctatccttgtcggggccaaatgtccccacaaggatagcaaaacgtggaacgacgtgccttgtggggacctttttccagtcctaagtaggagaaacagtgttttcttgaccatgttgttgttactgaaaaaagtaaaagtgcaaaaacatttctttagggttaggctttgttgtggtgtgggttagggttagggtaagggtcagggttaggggctagacatgaatgggagtcaatggacggtccccacaaggatagaaatacaagactgtgtgtgtgtgtgtgtgtgtgtgtgtgtgtgtgtgtgtgtgtgtgtgtgtgtgtgtgtgtgtgtcagcctggTCAGGACCTGGAGAGGCTGCTTGattgtcatttcttttcttttccactccATCATGTAAAATTGCTCTCGTCAAAACATTTCCGTTACTCTTGTCGGTGATGTGAATAGCGCCCCTCTAGTGGTGAGCGGTGGAGCTGCAGGCGCGTTCTGCTGTTAGCAGACCTGTGGCTCCATTTTAGACACTCAATTCAAATGAAATTGTGTTTTAAGTTCGATACCGAGAAGTGTAAAAATGACCTATTGGGTGGCCGTTAGATGAACACAGGCCTTTAAAACTGTCAGGAATTGTtcaatatttttgtatttttgtttgctttcgTTGAAAGCCTGAAACTAGGAGcactcaggtttttttttttacagtctttAACCCATCATGGCCCATTTCAGCTCAGAACTCCGGCCGTCTTGCTCCATTTTCTACCGCGTGCGGCTGTGTTTTAGTTGTAAAAGTACGTTTTTAGCGTCTTCCTCTACTTCCCCACGTGTTGGCTGCTTTCCTGCCTTCTCCTTCTGTTGCCTTGCGGGTTGTCAGCAGGGGACGCTCTGGACGAGCGGTCAGTCCGTCACACTGCTGAACGTTCCGGTGTGTTTGTGGGTCGTacctggagagaacatgcagactcaaTGCAGGAAAAAACCCTCGAGCACAGACTGGATTGaactttaaagctagggtagacgatgttgttcaaaagcacttcttgtcatactgagtgaaatgctccctgccccctgggggaagtcaatacattatgtggacggaaaaaagtgtggaaaaaatctgaccactgtagcggccacaggacagtaaaaactccgaccaatcgtaaggcgcggaccgctcttaagaaaccaatcaaatcccttcgccgttctgccagccccctgcgcgttcatttcaatggcgtgcactggtcctggttcagagcgGCCGCTCTTGGCGCTCgcagctcgcgtgaaaaatagaaggaagcggagcggcgcgctgcgctcctatgcgcgttgtgtgcggcagtcagaaaggttaataacattggaggcgatcacaaactgtGCGCGCAGCGCTTCCGCATCCAgggcgttcgctcccaacgggagctcctccaatggggtgggagctgggcggagccttgggagatgctacattcatgctacatgctagttttccaagattgctgACCCGAGCTTTAACCTTTAGTCAGTAATGAAACGGTGGTGGAGACGCATTCTTCATCTGTTTAAATTATTCACTCATTTTTTAAGTACTACTTTTTTCCAACTGCATGTATTCCTGCGAGGACCACACGTTTTCCCGCAGTCAGACTGAAATCTGCGTAACGTTGAAAAGAAAGGGATTCATGAGCTAAAGACAAGGAGACGCAGCAGCAACAGAACAGCTGAGATAGCAGACAGCTCTTTTAACGGTGAGCTAATCCTTATGTAGGGGCTCAGTTACATCGTGGGCACTGTggatacaggctaatgctaatgctaatgccatCAGGAGGACAGCCAATGAAGAgtacatgctaatgctagcagcagcacaggaggagcagtgaggaacTGAAAAACTTGTATGGAGGACGTCCTCCTGGAACATTAGTTGTTGTAATAAACCTTGGAGAGCGTTGTCGCGCTGGCTCCTGCTGCGACGTCGTTCCCTCTCGCTCTTCATGTCAGTCTGTGGTTTATCATGTCAGTTGATCTGTGCTTCTTCAGATTTATCACCAAGAGGCATCGTCACGCCAAACACCCTGACCTGCCCTCGGTAAACCGGTGCTTCTGACGGTCGGTGCTGATTTGAGGTTGACGCTCGTGGCGGACATGTTTGATTCCCCCCGTGTGACCGAACCCTGCTGGCGGTTCTCATCACACCATGTTAGGAGTGTGTCCCACAGTCACAATAGAAAGCTGTCTCTTGTCTGTgtccctccagacctccagcacaacaacacaacaggaaatCTGGAAGCACGAGAGGAACTCCAGTCTGGACCCTTAGATTAGAGGAACTCAAGCTTCAGAGATGACAGAGGAACCCCGCTGGTCTCAGATAAAGGAGGAACTGGAGGAAGCAGAAATGATTCGAatcaaagaggagcaggaggagctggagctctTACCCACCGAAGGAGAACAGGATGGACTCCGGATCgtacagatcaaagaggaaccggAGGAACCGGATTTCACGCTAAAATCAGAGGATCTGCACGTTAAAGAGGAACAGTTTCAAGAAGAACCGccacagataaaagaggaaccagaagaatcAGCAGGgataaaagaggaggaggaggacagagagcagcTGGTTCTGAAGCAGGAGACGGACATCGTCCTGGTAACTGTGTCTGAAGACGGGGATCCCagtgaaccagaaccagaaccagaaccagaaccagaaccaggcacCCAGCAGGCCTGCTCCAGTCTCGACCCCAAAGGAACCTGTAAAAAATCAAGATCCACTGCAGACAgagagctgacagcagacaggaagtaCAGGACCCGATGGGAGAAATGGCCGCCGGCGGGGAGCAGCTGTGACCCTGACACAGGTCAGGGGTCGTACTCCTGCCAGACCTGTGGCAAGCATTTCCGTCACAGCGGGCATCTGAACACCCACATGAGAATCCACACGGGGGAGAAGCCGTACTCCTGCGAGACTTGCCGTAAACAGTTCAGCGACCGGAGCGTTCTGATGCGGCACATGAGGATccacacgggcgagaagccgtaCTCCTGCGACGCCTGCGGGAAACATTTCAGCCACAGCGGTCATCTGACGACGCACCGCAGGATCCACACCGGGGAGAAGCCGTACGCCTGTGAAACCTGCGGCAAGCAGTTCAGCCACAGCAGTCACCTGACCATCCACATGCGGGTtcacaccggcgagaagccgtacTCCTGCGAGACCTGCAGCAAGCATTTCAGCAACAGCAGCGGGCTGGCCAAGCACATGAGGACCCACACGGGCGAGAGGCCGTACACGTGCGACACATGCGGGAAGGATTTCAGTCACAGCGGCCATCTGACCACCCACATGAGGTTCCACACCAGCGAGAAGCCGTACTCCTGCCAGACCTGCGGGAAGCATTTCACCGACAGCAGTGGTCTGACCAGGCACACGAGGACtcacacgggcgagaagccgtaCTCCTGCGAGgtgtgtgggaggagcttcagcCAGAACTGCGTGCTGATCACCCACCGGAGGACCCACACcgagcagaagctgcactccTGTGAGGTCTGTGGCCAGAGCTTCAGCCAGGTCCACATCCTCATCAGCCACATGCGCTTCCACACCTGCCAGCGGCAGCATCCCTGCCCGACCTGCGGCAAGCGCTTCTGCGACCGCAGCGCTCTGACCCGCCACATGAGGATCCACACCGACAAGAAGCCGTACTCCTGCCACGTCTGCGGCAAGAGTTACCGCCAGAGCGGCAACCTCATCATTCACATGAGGATCCACACGGGGGAGAAGCCGTACTCCTGCGACGTGTGCGGGAAgagcttcagctgcagcggATACCTGAGCGCCCACATGAGGACCCACTCGGCTgacaggccgccgccgcccagcgGCTCTGAGCTCGGCATCGCCTTCACGCCGGTGCTGGAGTGAAGACCAGTCCGGCCGCCTTCTCCGGTGTTTATGAAGTGGCAGGACCAGGCTGAACTGGGCAGGACCGGGCAGAACCGGGCAGGACTAGGAAGGACCGGGCAGGACCGGGCAGGACCGGGCAGAACCGGGCAGGACCGGGCAGGACCGGGCAGGACCGGGCAGGACCGGGCAGGACCAGGCAGGACCGGGCGGGACCGGGCTGAAAAAGGCAGAACGGACCTTTGATCCTGAAAGCTGCCGCAGTGGAGGATAACGCTCCTCATCCTTGATCTCTTTGGATTTTAACATCATGGATGAACTTTACTTTGAATGTTTGGGATTGTATTAATCTTATCACTCTTGTTTTTACTGGAGCTCTTTTTGTTTAAGAAGAGTTGATATTTATATGCACACACTGttgatgtgttttatgtttctCTCTTGCCTGGTTGTCCAGGATGTTTTACCTTCGGGTGTGGCCTGCAGGGCGGAACACATGATTGAAACCTGGAGCTTTCATTCGGACTGCAGCTTCGCTGACCTGCTGCTCTGAACCACAGAACAGAGCTAGAGGTGCAGCAATATGAACACTTTGACACTTATGGCCGATAACCGATATTTACTGATATCAATATTGGTACAAAAACAAGTCTCTGTGATGACTTTGTAGACTAAAACCATGTCAATGCTGAATATAAAAAGAtcagtttctttattttccaaaacttcaaatataaaacaaatgtaATTAAATAACAGTTTCAGACTAACTTTAAAACTTGTGTGATGTTACTCCATGAAAGTTCAGTTTAAGCTGAAAAGTTTTTAATCCtaaatcacaaatcaaaataTCTTGACAAGGTTttatgacttcattcagtgtcATATCAGAACATGTCCTGACGACGTTCTCACTGATCAAACTTACTGACTGATGTTTTGAGGAAGAAACCAGAAAAAGCACTGGtgtgacagtttttcttttgcaaaggTCAAACCACTTCAGCTCATGTCAGCTCACATCTATAAAACTGATCAACCGTTGCTGAAGTACAGCCTGTCTTCTCACTTTCACCAACTTATAGCAGCTGTAACCCGACACAACGGGAACTGGATGAAGTTATTATTGGCTGTTCATGTCAGCCCAGCTGTACTTATCGGACCGATACTAATACGTTTCAATTAAAAAGTCGGACTGAGGTTGGCTGACCAGACGCTCCTCGATCCGTCTGGAAAACCAGAGGAGACGGAGCTTCAGCAGTCGTGGCTCCACTCTGTGGAACAGTTAGCCCCTCTTGGTGCGGTCTGCAGACGGCCTCTCGACTGAACACCCACCGGTTCACCAGTTCACCTGTTCACCAGTTCACCTGTTCACCAGTTCACCTGTTCACCAGTTCACCTGTTCACACGTTCACCTGTTCACACGTTCACCAGTTCACCCTGGCCCTCAGCTGAGCGGAGCCTCCACAGGATcctgcattttttcttttcttttacattgtGTTACTCCTCTGATCcgtttcactgttttttctcgtatgcaaaatatatatatgttatttttttgtactgtgaagcactttgtctGGCAATCAACCTTTTTACATGTGCTATCTAAATAAAATCGACATTGACTGAAAATGGCTGATTCCGAAATCAACACCATAATGTTGTGCATCTCTACACTGTATTAAAGGAACAGTGGGATTCATGGAATGTGTGTTTAAGCTCATCGTGGAGTCCCGCCTGGTTCTGTGTACGAACCAAACTCTTCACTGTAGACTCACTTCCTGTGGGGAATATCTGGATGTACAGCCTCTGTCAAACAAAAACTTGACAGAGCTTCAGTTTTGGAAATGTTTACTTTTAGCTGACCTGTGGTGGAGCcggtttgttttctgctcttattttctccttttcttgtCCCCTGGCGCTGGGTTTGCAACAGTCATGAACTAAGGAGCTTTTCTGTCCTGCAGAATTAAAGTGTGGTTCTGCCGAGAAGTGTCTTTAAATATAGCTCCTCTTTTGTGCTTGATAGTTTTCTTGACACTTATTAAACACTGAGTGGCTGAGTCACTGGACAGACGGGCTTCAGAAGCTGCAGTGCGCCAGGCGCTGGTCAGGAGACGCTGTGATATACTCCACGGTTTACTTGGCGGGATATGAAATGTCTTTATGTAGGCTGACTCTTGTCACTTTGACCTGCAGAACAGCTGAATGAATACTGGAAAATGAACAATGTTCCAAATGAAAACCGTGTCAGGAATGTTTTGTGAGCTAccgaagctgcagctgcagttacTGGCTGCTCACCGGACGAGGCAGACGTCCTCCACCTCTGTTCTCCACCTCCGTGTCCGAGCTTTGACTGGATCCTTAATGTCTCTCTGTATTTGAGCGAGCTGTGAAGGACTCATGCTGCGACCGGTGCTCCATATTCACTGGAATAAGCTGCAGTGGGCCGCAGGCTGTGAGTGCAGGGTGTTTTTTAGCGTGGTGATTTGTTGTTCTTCATCAGGGAGAGGGAacagttcctctggttctgtgTTCAGAAACTGCAGCTGTCCAGACACCGATGCGATACTCGCAGTGCCAGCCTTCAGTTCTGATAGTCTGACGTCAGGTTGAACgtgaaaaacagtcaaaagtAACGGTGACAGAGAGGAATCAGCCCAGGCAGGATCTGTCCAACACTGTACGCTCGATGTGGGCCTTATTAAATAAACACTGTCTTAATGTCTGGCTGATGAAGCTGGCCACGCTTTAATTCCGTTTTCAAACGTCTTACAGGGAACATATCTGTCCAGAAACAGGAACCACAGACCTGGACAACTGGATCACCGCACACAAACTTACCAATGAAACACAAAGTACGATAAAAGGCAAAAATAAGTTAGTGAGCAATGAACAATGTACACAATGTAGTGtttaatacaaaacacacaattacaCATAGTTTTATGAGAATAAGCTAACAGCAGAGTCTGTCTCTTAATTAGACTCACAATAGACTTGaacatatattttcatttattaatcTCAGTCAGGCTAGGGCTGTGTGATTAATCGATTTTAAATGAAAGTCGGATTTATCATAGTCAAGACGATGTTAAAAGCTCTTAAAACTGATTTTCCTCTCGCATGCCTCTGGGCTGAGCGCCTCTCGGTAGTGATGGGTAAATGAGGCCTcgtgaaccactgtctttatgttctgaagccactagatgtcGCTCTTTGTTTTACAAGAGGCTGAAGGACTGGCGATGGAGTGTGCTTTCAAATATTTCTTGAACAgacagcaccatctagtggcttcagaaagtAAAGACAGTGTTCATGAGGCCTCGTCTGCCCGTCGCTACCTCCAGGCTGCTgtagttcccccccccccccccccccccccccccccaagaagCTGCTGCTCCCATGTTTGCTCAAGAAGACTGTAGATGTTGTCACGCTACTAAACCCGAGGAGGATTTCTTTCAGTTGGATTTCATTCACAATGTCAaaatttgtttgcttttttccttaaaaaataaagataaaatacttgaaattatttattttattgtttttagtCGTTTTAACAAAAATCTAAATCAAgtttccagagaaaaaaaatcagggttttttttttttcttttttttttttttgggtccaAAATCGTCCAGCCCTAAGTCAGGTTAGTCTCTCTGATTCCAAggtaaaagattttttttgccTAAtttaagttttcttttctttaatctgttttcagaaaatattgaacagatttttttttaaccgatTGTAAAGGGaaagggatgaggattagcacctccaaatccgaggccatggtcctcgaccggaggaaggtggcttgccccctccaggttggtggagagaccctagcccaagtggaggagttcaagtatcttggggtcttgttcacgagtgggggacggatggagcgtgagattgacaggcggatcggtgcagcggctgcagtgatgcggtcgttgtatcggtccgtcgtggtgaagaaggagctgagccgaaaggcgaagctctcgatttaccgatcaatctacgttcccaccctcacctatggtcatgagctttgggtcatgaccgaaaggacaagatcccggatacaagcggccgaaatgagcttcctccgtagggtggctgggcgctcccttagagatagggtgaggagctcagtcaccagggaggagctcggagtagagccgctactcctccacatcgagaggaaccagctgaggtggcccggacatctgtttaggatgcctcctggacgcctccctagggaggtgttccgggcatgtcccactgggaggagaccccggggaagacccaggacacgctggagagactatgtctctcggctggcctgggaacgcctcgggatcctcccagaggagctggaggaagtgtctggggacagggaagtctgggcatccctgctgagactgctgcccccgcgacccggccccggataagcggtagaaaatggatggatggatggatggatggatgtaaagGGAAAATGAGATGGATTTAGTTCAGATTAAAGTGCTTCTGCCTCAGgtaaatgttttcatgatgtCTCTAAATGTGTGTGGCAGTTACTCCGTCACCCGTACAGAACAGGAGCAGTGGTTTTCTTACACTTTCAATTTCTGTGACTTGTTGAGGATTTTTTGATGTTGAGGCCGggattttgtattatttttagaTCATTTCTTTGTTGTTACAGTGCTTCTTTGCATTAAATCTCATTCCATTAGAAAGATGGACTGTTGCTCTCCCACTTGGGGCACTGCTCCTCTCCATTGCACTGTAGAGAAGGAGTCGATCGATATTCGAACCTCGGATCCTGGAGGAACAatgcgttgttttttttttcctggtcaCGGatcactggaccagctctagaccctccataggggctcgagggctcgtgggagttcgcccgaccagtccacatgtgttttgtggatttggaggaggcgttcgaccgcgtccctcatggtgccttgtggggggtgcttcgggagtacagagtccggggccccttgttaagggccgtccggtctctgtagaaCCAAAGCAGGAGTCTGGTTCACATGCCGGCAGTAATTCGGACCTGGTctcagtgcatgttggactctggcagggctgccctttgtcaccagcCCTAAGAAGAGTCAACACTGACTGGAAAGAAAATTTATATTTCTGTtgcacatcccacaaatgctcCTTCCTTACAGATATGGCAGGACTGACAAGGGAAATAATCTGTCTGCAGAAGATTTGATGAAGCTTTGTGTTCCTGTTGAAagcctttgttttgtgtgtttctccagaACTCCCAGGCCAACATGTCCTTCAGGAAGAGGATGTTCTCACTGCCCAGCAGCTCTGGAGACaagtccagtctggaccaggaggagCCACAGTCTCCacagattaaagaggaactgGTGGAACCACAGTCTCCCCACATGAAACAGGAGCAAGAGGAACTCGAGTGTCCACAGGTTAAAGTGGAACAGGAAGATCTGGACGCTCCTCAGACCGATGGGGTTCAGGAGGATCTGGAAGCTCCTGAGATTAAAGAGGAACGGTCAGAAACCCCGGACCTCAAAGAGGAAGCAGACCCTTGGCAGACTGCCGCCTACACGTGTGAGGAGACAAAGCCGGAGACTGAGATCTTCCTGGTGACGGTGACCGACGGGGAAAGTGACCACAGTGAAGCCGACGGCgagctcctccacccagactccTCCACTGGCGCTCCCGATTCAGGCTCCAGTAGAAACACAGAGATGACGCTGAGCGGCAGCTTCGACTTCACCCTGAATCACGGGCGTCTCAGCGTCTGTAACGCCGACACAGCTAAACCACTGAAGAACCGTCACAGGAGGATGGAGCCTGACCGAATCAACTCGGAGCAGAAGCCGGTCTCCTGTAAGATCTGTGAGAAACAtttcagccacagcagcagcctgaccAAGCACATGAGAAtccacacaggcgagaagccgtattccTGTGAGATCTGTGGGAAAGACTTCAGTGACTGCAGCAGTTTGGCCAAGCACGTCAGgatccacacaggtgagaagccgtacaCATGCGACACATGCGGGAAGACCTTCAGGCACAGCGACCGCCTGACGGCTCACATCCGGACTCACACGGGCCAGAGGCCGTACCGCTGCGAAACGTGCGGCAAGAGTTTCCGAGACATCGGAACTCTGACCCGACACATCAGAATCCACACAGGCGAGCGGCCGTATTCCTGCGAGATCTGTGGGAAAATGTTCCGGCAGAACGGAAACTTGACGGCACACATTAAAACGCACACGGGCCAGGGGCTGTATCCATGCGAGACGTGCGAGAAGAGCTTCTGTAACCGCAGCGCGCTGACCAGGCACCTGAGGattcacacaggcgagaagctgTACCCGTGTGAGATCTGTGGGAAGAGCTTCTGCTACAGCAGCACTTTGACGCGGCACATGAGGATCCACACAGACGAGAGGCTGTTCTCCTGTGAGACGTGCGGCAAGAGCTTCAGCCAGAGCGGCCACCTGACGTCACACATGAGGATCCACGCAGGCGAGAAGCCGTACTCCTGCGTTCCGTGCGGGAAGAGTTTCAGTCAGAGCGGCCATCTGACCAGCCACATCCGGACTCACACGGGGGAGAAGCCGTACTCCTGTGAGACGTGCGGGAAGAGCTTCAGGAGCAGTGGCCATTTGAACGTCCATGTGAGGACTCACGCAGGTGAAGGCTAGTTTTCTTTTACAGTTTGACTTTTCTTCCTTGAGTTTTCCCACAGAGTGAAGCCTCCATCCTGCTGAAACAGCTCGGGATAATTTTGTTCATGTTGGTTCTGAATtcagtgctgctgttttcatctgAATGTGACATTCCTGACCTGAATATATCATCAATGGCCCTGTATGAATACatggaaataaacagaaaatatataTGAGACTGTTTTGAAGGCTGTTTTACTTCCTAATGTTTACCTGTTTCT
The DNA window shown above is from Salarias fasciatus chromosome 20, fSalaFa1.1, whole genome shotgun sequence and carries:
- the LOC115407475 gene encoding zinc finger protein 91-like; amino-acid sequence: MRIHTGEKPYPCDTCGKRFKDNSSMTKHKRVHTGEKLYSCTTCGKPFSDGSVLSRHAQIHTDEKPHSCKTCGKKFSQRGDLTAHMRLHSGQMQNSCEKCGKCFSRSGNLTVHMRSHTGEKPFSCSLCGKGFFRGSHLTVHMRVHSGEKPYSCKACGKCFSRKGVLTIHLRSHTGEKPYPCELCGKSFCRSAYLAIHTKRTHRFITKRHRHAKHPDLPSIRGTQASEMTEEPRWSQIKEELEEAEMIRIKEEQEELELLPTEGEQDGLRIVQIKEEPEEPDFTLKSEDLHVKEEQFQEEPPQIKEEPEESAGIKEEEEDREQLVLKQETDIVLVTVSEDGDPSEPEPEPEPEPEPGTQQACSSLDPKGTCKKSRSTADRELTADRKYRTRWEKWPPAGSSCDPDTGQGSYSCQTCGKHFRHSGHLNTHMRIHTGEKPYSCETCRKQFSDRSVLMRHMRIHTGEKPYSCDACGKHFSHSGHLTTHRRIHTGEKPYACETCGKQFSHSSHLTIHMRVHTGEKPYSCETCSKHFSNSSGLAKHMRTHTGERPYTCDTCGKDFSHSGHLTTHMRFHTSEKPYSCQTCGKHFTDSSGLTRHTRTHTGEKPYSCEVCGRSFSQNCVLITHRRTHTEQKLHSCEVCGQSFSQVHILISHMRFHTCQRQHPCPTCGKRFCDRSALTRHMRIHTDKKPYSCHVCGKSYRQSGNLIIHMRIHTGEKPYSCDVCGKSFSCSGYLSAHMRTHSADRPPPPSGSELGIAFTPNSQANMSFRKRMFSLPSSSGDKSSLDQEEPQSPQIKEELVEPQSPHMKQEQEELECPQVKVEQEDLDAPQTDGVQEDLEAPEIKEERSETPDLKEEADPWQTAAYTCEETKPETEIFLVTVTDGESDHSEADGELLHPDSSTGAPDSGSSRNTEMTLSGSFDFTLNHGRLSVCNADTAKPLKNRHRRMEPDRINSEQKPVSCKICEKHFSHSSSLTKHMRIHTGEKPYSCEICGKDFSDCSSLAKHVRIHTGEKPYTCDTCGKTFRHSDRLTAHIRTHTGQRPYRCETCGKSFRDIGTLTRHIRIHTGERPYSCEICGKMFRQNGNLTAHIKTHTGQGLYPCETCEKSFCNRSALTRHLRIHTGEKLYPCEICGKSFCYSSTLTRHMRIHTDERLFSCETCGKSFSQSGHLTSHMRIHAGEKPYSCVPCGKSFSQSGHLTSHIRTHTGEKPYSCETCGKSFRSSGHLNVHVRTHAGEG